GACGACCACCGCTACCTGAACAGCGACAACGGCTGCCACAGTCAAAGCCACGATCTTCTTCATCTTTCCCGCTTCTTTCTGGCTCAGCACCAGGAAGAGCATGGCTCCCATGGATAGGGCGGCGGCATAGAACTCGATAGTGGTGGCGGCGCCTTGCCATACCGGCACACTGGCCGAGCTGTAAATCTTGGCCATGGCAAAGACATCGATCAGACCCGCCAGGGCAGCCCCTGCGGATAAGCCGGTGATGGCTCCTGACGCTTGAGGTTTAACATAAAGGAGTACAGCCGCCACAACGGTTAACCCCACGAAAATCGCCGTAAACCAGATCTCGCGGCTGAGCCAGGAGCTCCCGAATTGAAACAGGGCATTCATGGCGCTCAAAGGGCGTCCCAAGTGCAGCAGCGAGGCCAGCATACCGATGATCCCCAGGCCTGTCGCTGTGAG
This genomic stretch from Desulfitobacterium chlororespirans DSM 11544 harbors:
- a CDS encoding dimethyl sulfoxide reductase anchor subunit family protein, whose product is MGEHFALTVFSICIQAAVGIMLFVAIGRLMNKEGVFKNALLTATGLGIIGMLASLLHLGRPLSAMNALFQFGSSWLSREIWFTAIFVGLTVVAAVLLYVKPQASGAITGLSAGAALAGLIDVFAMAKIYSSASVPVWQGAATTIEFYAAALSMGAMLFLVLSQKEAGKMKKIVALTVAAVVAVQVAVVVPYLISLGVAGSGTALQASLMILGSLKTAVAIKWLFILAGAGLVLWQAKDEQSKSVSGVVAGGAALILVGQVVGRYVFYAAMVVSGVGLT